The Euwallacea similis isolate ESF13 chromosome 21, ESF131.1, whole genome shotgun sequence genome contains the following window.
AGGAAACGgtatgaaacaaaaaattctaaatattctccattttaaaacaattgtaTTGCTAAGAGTAGCAAATTagtgtattaaatattttacaattgtcTGGATTCGAAtaattacacaaaaatattttgcaacacTAAACGTTGTCCGCCATCTAGTCAAGAATGTcctttaacaattttcaatttttttaaataattacagtTTCATATACCTAGgtacttataaataaaattcaagcCATATACAAATGATATATATtccctttaaaaaattcaattgtaatattatataaaactaaatatttatagagTGTAACTTATTAAAACAAGGCAGACACATTCCAGGCTTTTCAGGACAATCATCACAGAAACTCGTTACTTTTGATACTATTCTGTTAGCCTTATAACTAGAACAAGTAGTTCGAAGTTTTTGATAGCATCCcttgcaaatttttctttttttccttccTGGTCCTGATGGTTTTATAAAAGTATGAAGTACTCTTTTATGAGAAGTTTCAGCTATCGTTATTGCAGGTAAATTCCTTATCAGTTGTGCTTCTAGATTTCTCCCAAATTCTGTAAGCGACATTTCTCTCGGAAATCTGATTGTAAAATAGTCTTGTATTTACAATGTAAATTCAAAGTAAAGTATCGAACACAACTTTGATGTGCCATTTTAATGATGGTATTgcatcaaataataaataacaattcaaCTATTATCTACATAGtctacataaaaatacaactttgataaaaattcattcCTTCTCAGTAGatgaaaaagattttaaaaaaactattgtGTTTATCTTGTGCATAGGtgcaaatgaaataaaaacacacTACGCGATTGAAATCTCAATGAGGCTGGTTGGTTTTGTCTACCTCTAGCAACACGCTTTGAATTGCTCAGTTTTTGCTATGACATGACGTCCATAACTCTAACCTCACTTTTCGAAAGTATGTTTAgcagaaattgtttgtttttgtagCCTTTTAACTCTGTTCTTAAGTTGaacaatttcaataataaaactcTCTTTAACACTTCATCCAAACCtgcaaaattattgtttagaTCTTCAGCACTTAAAAACACAATGTCTAACAGGGCTTTACCGCAAAGCAAAGAGGCTCTTTTAAAATCTTATCGAACAAGGCTAAAAGATGATGTGAAAAGTATGCTGGAAAACTTCGAAGGTATGTAATAAAGGTTTAATGATTAATGCACAGGTATATAGTATTTTTCACACTTgcaaaataacttaaatactgGACTTTGTGGTGGgtaaatttcaagtaaaattttctCAACTAGTCTAGTATGAGTTAACAACTATCTACATTCTAGAAATAATAAAGCTTGCCAAAGGAGAACATGATACACAACTCTCACGATTGACTCAGTGTGAACAGGACACTTATGAAATGCATGTCCGAGCTGCAAATATTGTTCGTGCTGGGGAGTCTTTAATGAAACTTGTGTCTGATATtaagcaatatttaattttaaatgattttccaTCAGTTAACGAAGCTATTG
Protein-coding sequences here:
- the MED22 gene encoding mediator of RNA polymerase II transcription subunit 22, encoding MSNRALPQSKEALLKSYRTRLKDDVKSMLENFEEIIKLAKGEHDTQLSRLTQCEQDTYEMHVRAANIVRAGESLMKLVSDIKQYLILNDFPSVNEAIAQNSKLFRTKQSECDQKLMSLRDDMAADLYDLEEEYYSSINK